Proteins encoded together in one bacterium window:
- a CDS encoding NUDIX domain-containing protein, whose translation MLRKKIMQTTIRNTVRFLLLNDNNELLLMRVESFDIATPTGKRNKRFWCTLGGQIEANEPLHDAALRELYEEAGIKTHEVELGPVVWTNEVDLVIHGKPIHLYQQFIVARTQQHTVSLDNATPEEQDVVKELRWFSLKDIQTSNETIFPTFLTDYLPSVIAGHYPPKPLYLV comes from the coding sequence TTGCTCCGGAAAAAAATCATGCAAACGACTATCAGAAACACCGTTCGCTTTCTACTGCTCAATGATAACAACGAGCTCTTGCTTATGCGCGTCGAAAGCTTTGATATTGCCACACCCACCGGCAAAAGAAATAAACGCTTTTGGTGCACGCTTGGCGGACAGATTGAAGCTAATGAACCGCTGCACGACGCAGCCTTGCGAGAACTTTATGAAGAAGCTGGCATTAAAACGCACGAAGTTGAACTCGGGCCTGTGGTGTGGACCAATGAAGTTGACTTGGTGATTCATGGCAAACCAATCCACCTTTACCAGCAATTTATAGTCGCACGAACACAACAGCACACCGTTTCTCTTGATAACGCAACGCCAGAAGAACAGGATGTTGTTAAAGAATTGCGCTGGTTTTCATTGAAAGATATCCAAACAAGCAATGAGACGATCTTTCCTACTTTTTTGACTGATTATTTGCCAAGCGTTATTGCCGGGCACTACCCACCAAAACCGTTATATTTAGTCTAA
- a CDS encoding TipAS antibiotic-recognition domain-containing protein, with translation MKSQQNLERIIALKYFGFDLKHITELVGKDEDLKQHLKVQQTYLVEQIKQLHHANETINELIAAPAKYIDWSKIATLIRIYQMAKELHKTWAAKVYSPDQLKQFAELKTSLTSTQLKDIKKRWKVLNEKVKNNLDKDPQSPLARQLAKEWVDLVTEQYGDREDLKNAVCMAYKNNQIPSAPFDQKLWDWLEQASKSLK, from the coding sequence ATGAAAAGTCAACAGAACCTAGAACGCATTATAGCGTTAAAATACTTTGGTTTCGATCTCAAGCACATCACAGAACTTGTCGGTAAAGATGAGGACCTTAAACAACATCTCAAGGTTCAACAAACATATTTAGTCGAACAAATCAAGCAACTTCATCATGCCAATGAAACAATCAATGAACTTATTGCCGCACCAGCAAAATACATTGATTGGTCAAAGATTGCTACATTAATACGCATATACCAAATGGCAAAAGAATTACATAAAACATGGGCAGCGAAAGTCTATTCACCAGATCAACTTAAACAGTTTGCTGAATTAAAAACAAGCCTTACAAGTACGCAACTAAAAGATATCAAAAAGCGCTGGAAAGTGCTTAATGAAAAAGTTAAAAACAATTTAGATAAAGACCCACAATCCCCGCTTGCTCGACAGCTAGCAAAGGAATGGGTCGATCTTGTTACCGAGCAATATGGCGATCGAGAAGATTTAAAAAATGCTGTTTGCATGGCATATAAAAACAACCAAATTCCCAGTGCACCTTTTGATCAGAAATTATGGGATTGGCTGGAACAAGCTTCCAAATCATTAAAATAA
- a CDS encoding MerR family transcriptional regulator translates to MKKWQVKEFSELAKISVRTLHHYDEIGLLKPSLRSSNGYRLYSEQDLLKLGSVDFSKM, encoded by the coding sequence ATGAAAAAATGGCAGGTAAAAGAATTCAGCGAATTGGCAAAAATATCCGTACGCACTTTGCATCATTATGACGAAATCGGCTTACTAAAGCCATCGCTGCGTTCATCAAATGGCTACCGTCTCTATTCCGAGCAAGATTTGCTTAAACTAGGTTCTGTTGACTTTTCAAAAATGTGA
- a CDS encoding GIY-YIG nuclease family protein — protein sequence MHYVYLLRSLSHPDKTYVGSTTNLKQRLETHNSGGSIHTRTYRPWELIVCLAFKDKIKATAFEKYLKTGSGNAFAKKRFW from the coding sequence ATGCATTACGTATATCTCCTTCGATCACTATCTCACCCCGATAAAACTTATGTTGGCAGCACCACAAACCTAAAACAGCGACTTGAAACTCATAATTCAGGCGGCTCAATTCACACCCGCACCTATCGACCGTGGGAACTCATTGTCTGTCTGGCTTTCAAAGACAAAATCAAAGCAACAGCTTTTGAAAAATATCTCAAAACTGGGTCTGGCAATGCTTTTGCAAAAAAACGCTTCTGGTAA
- the mgtE gene encoding magnesium transporter, giving the protein MLEVRKILFQIENNIDVVLSEETPLGSDLYRILTEQHPADIAMLIARLGSDYQVPLLIKLPQQLAINVFRKLSENIQAELLVQFDTDFATTILNGMHVDELTDIFDNLSDADLEKYLKLLQKKQRNQIISMLHFGHDSAGGRMNSDVVTLQKDFTVKKSIELLQRLSPEKELLRRIYVTNRDNVLVGHITLDTLVFNKPEVLLSKVLEKNEIHIYADEDQEDVARQILHYDISTAPVVDRQNHFLGVITSKDVIAIIKEEESEDAYKRFGLSTVEYSYFATPAWKLITQRGIWLVGLLLLQSVSSLVLGHYDEMIKQYAVLTVFLGMLIGTGGNAGNQSATLVIRGLTTKEISRRNVFQVLLREFWISIVIASILFCVGFSRIYFSHYYEFSAALAVNASLFCIVILSMLTGSIIPILLEFFNVDPAHSAAPFLTTLMDILGVVIYCAIFGYIMS; this is encoded by the coding sequence ATGCTTGAGGTCCGTAAAATTCTCTTCCAAATCGAGAACAACATAGACGTAGTTTTGTCCGAAGAAACACCTCTAGGCAGTGATTTGTATAGAATCTTGACCGAACAACATCCCGCGGATATCGCTATGTTGATAGCCAGGCTTGGGAGCGATTACCAAGTTCCTTTGCTTATCAAGCTGCCACAACAGCTTGCTATTAACGTTTTTCGTAAATTGTCCGAAAACATTCAAGCGGAGCTCTTGGTGCAATTCGACACGGACTTTGCCACCACCATTCTTAACGGGATGCATGTTGACGAGCTGACGGATATTTTCGACAACCTTTCCGATGCCGACCTGGAAAAATACCTTAAACTTCTCCAAAAGAAGCAGCGCAACCAAATTATCTCCATGCTGCACTTCGGTCACGATTCGGCCGGCGGACGCATGAACAGTGACGTTGTCACGCTACAAAAAGATTTTACGGTCAAAAAAAGTATTGAGCTACTTCAGCGACTCAGCCCTGAAAAAGAGCTGTTACGGCGGATTTATGTCACCAACCGCGACAACGTATTGGTGGGACACATCACGCTCGACACGCTCGTTTTTAATAAACCCGAGGTCCTGCTCTCAAAAGTTCTTGAAAAAAATGAGATTCACATTTACGCCGACGAAGACCAAGAAGACGTTGCTCGCCAAATTTTACACTACGACATTTCAACAGCCCCCGTTGTTGACCGCCAAAATCACTTTCTTGGCGTAATCACCAGCAAAGACGTTATCGCGATTATTAAAGAAGAAGAAAGCGAAGACGCGTACAAGCGATTCGGGTTGTCTACGGTTGAGTATAGCTACTTTGCCACTCCCGCTTGGAAGCTTATTACGCAACGCGGCATCTGGCTGGTTGGCCTTTTGTTGTTGCAAAGCGTTTCAAGCTTGGTCTTAGGGCATTATGACGAAATGATTAAACAGTACGCCGTGCTGACTGTCTTTCTGGGCATGCTTATTGGGACCGGCGGTAATGCCGGCAATCAATCTGCCACGTTGGTCATTCGTGGCTTAACAACCAAAGAAATTTCACGACGCAACGTGTTTCAAGTACTCTTGCGTGAGTTTTGGATCTCAATCGTTATCGCTTCCATACTTTTTTGCGTAGGCTTTTCCCGCATCTATTTTTCTCATTATTATGAATTTTCTGCAGCACTGGCTGTCAACGCATCACTCTTTTGTATCGTCATTTTATCAATGCTGACCGGCTCAATCATCCCGATCCTGTTGGAATTTTTTAATGTTGATCCTGCTCATTCGGCCGCACCCTTTTTAACAACGCTTATGGATATTTTGGGTGTTGTTATTTACTGCGCCATCTTTGGCTACATTATGAGCTGA
- a CDS encoding RluA family pseudouridine synthase: MSDSTIIIFHHQASERLDKFLISTYPEYSRSYFQKLIDDGHILINNAPASKSSYKLKNGDLISIYFAPAHEFNLSPLDVPFEIVAMHEDFLVINKPAGLVVHNALTSPDEPSLVRGLLYRFKEFHEFDDTERPGIIHRLDKDTSGLILIARNHKAQIALSKLFKDRLVKKTYLAVVNKHPARTGSIDFDIGRHPVHRHKMSHQGIASRDALTHYEVLAYYKDSSLVAASPVTGRTHQIRVHLAAIGHGLLGDATYGLTSKLIKRHALHAWRIAFSYKGIEYKFQQPVPTDMAVLLGALYGQTKN, encoded by the coding sequence ATGTCAGATTCTACCATCATCATTTTTCACCATCAGGCGTCAGAACGCTTGGATAAGTTCTTGATTAGCACGTATCCAGAGTATTCGCGTTCGTATTTTCAAAAGCTCATCGATGATGGGCATATTCTTATTAACAATGCTCCCGCTTCCAAGAGTAGCTATAAACTCAAAAATGGCGATCTTATTAGCATTTATTTCGCGCCGGCGCATGAATTTAATCTGTCGCCACTTGATGTTCCCTTTGAAATTGTGGCCATGCACGAAGACTTTTTGGTCATCAACAAGCCGGCCGGCCTGGTGGTGCACAATGCGCTGACCAGCCCCGATGAGCCGTCGTTGGTGCGGGGGCTGTTGTACCGCTTTAAAGAATTTCACGAATTTGACGACACAGAACGTCCAGGTATCATTCATCGCTTGGATAAAGATACTTCTGGCCTGATTTTAATTGCGCGCAACCACAAGGCTCAAATCGCCCTTTCTAAGCTTTTTAAAGACCGCCTGGTGAAAAAAACCTATCTGGCCGTGGTCAACAAGCATCCCGCCAGGACCGGTTCTATCGATTTTGATATTGGCCGGCACCCGGTTCATCGGCATAAAATGTCCCACCAAGGGATTGCCAGTCGTGATGCGCTGACGCATTATGAGGTTTTGGCGTATTATAAAGATTCAAGTTTGGTTGCCGCCTCACCCGTAACCGGTCGCACGCATCAGATTCGTGTTCACTTGGCCGCCATTGGCCATGGCCTGCTGGGCGACGCTACGTATGGCCTGACCAGCAAGTTGATCAAGCGCCATGCGCTGCATGCCTGGCGGATCGCTTTTTCTTACAAAGGAATCGAATATAAGTTTCAACAGCCAGTGCCTACCGATATGGCTGTTTTGCTGGGCGCTTTGTATGGACAAACAAAAAATTAA
- a CDS encoding ankyrin repeat domain-containing protein produces the protein MKKVVILVLMMLPVSVACPMFGGDNLFIVAAEGRYQDLWRVFNPTKLMFRDSFKRTPLHLAAMNGHDEMVAELISLGFEVDVCDGDGYTPLHWAAREGHAECARILLEKGANIDSKNRYENTPLHLATLYGHIDCVYLFLERGANYSIKNTTDRTPKNIAKDFKYKDIYDVIVAYEDDDQQRAQYENILPFFC, from the coding sequence GTGAAAAAAGTGGTCATTCTTGTGCTTATGATGTTGCCCGTTTCTGTTGCGTGTCCTATGTTTGGTGGGGATAATCTTTTTATCGTGGCAGCAGAAGGTCGTTATCAAGATCTGTGGCGTGTTTTTAATCCTACAAAATTAATGTTTAGAGACTCTTTTAAAAGAACACCTCTTCATCTTGCTGCCATGAATGGGCATGATGAGATGGTGGCAGAGCTTATTAGTCTTGGCTTTGAGGTTGATGTTTGCGATGGGGATGGTTACACCCCGCTTCATTGGGCTGCTCGGGAAGGCCATGCAGAATGTGCGCGAATACTGCTTGAAAAAGGGGCAAACATTGATAGTAAAAACAGGTATGAGAATACACCGTTACATCTGGCCACACTTTATGGGCATATTGATTGCGTATATTTATTTCTTGAGCGTGGTGCTAATTATTCAATTAAAAATACAACTGATCGCACACCTAAAAATATTGCCAAAGATTTTAAGTATAAAGATATCTATGATGTTATTGTTGCTTATGAAGACGACGATCAACAACGGGCGCAGTATGAAAATATCCTACCTTTTTTCTGTTAG
- the truB gene encoding tRNA pseudouridine(55) synthase TruB encodes MHNETIHGFLVLNKPKGAISFDCIRALKKFFPKKTKIGHTGTLDDGAQGLLIICIGKEATRCSGTIMNVRKEYVVTAKLGELTDSLDYMGKVLETHDASHITRRDLEGALAQLGSSYLQTPPIYSALKHEGKPLYKLARHELLDQETLEDIIQTKKRVVQLYETQLLDYNNPYFSLRACVSKGTYVRSLAHDLASSLGVPATTYELIRTAIGSITLDDAVELDALQSYEDVVNHLLTVEEMSSRLGSEEY; translated from the coding sequence ATGCACAACGAAACAATTCATGGTTTTCTCGTTCTCAACAAACCAAAAGGCGCTATATCGTTTGATTGCATTCGTGCACTCAAGAAATTCTTTCCTAAAAAAACAAAAATCGGCCATACCGGCACGTTGGACGACGGCGCCCAAGGATTGCTGATCATTTGCATTGGCAAAGAAGCTACACGATGTTCTGGCACAATTATGAACGTAAGAAAAGAATATGTGGTGACGGCCAAACTTGGCGAACTTACCGACTCGTTAGATTACATGGGCAAGGTTCTTGAAACACATGATGCCTCGCACATAACTCGCCGCGACCTTGAAGGCGCCCTTGCCCAGCTTGGCAGCAGCTACTTGCAAACCCCGCCAATCTATTCAGCCCTCAAGCATGAAGGCAAGCCGCTCTATAAACTTGCACGCCACGAATTGTTGGACCAAGAAACGCTCGAAGATATTATCCAAACCAAAAAGCGCGTTGTGCAGTTGTACGAAACGCAACTATTGGATTACAATAATCCCTACTTTTCTCTGCGGGCCTGTGTTTCCAAGGGAACGTATGTACGCTCATTGGCGCACGATCTCGCCAGCAGCCTTGGCGTGCCCGCAACGACGTATGAATTAATTCGTACCGCTATTGGTAGTATTACGCTTGACGATGCGGTTGAGCTTGATGCATTACAATCGTATGAAGATGTTGTTAACCATCTGTTAACGGTTGAAGAAATGAGCAGTCGTCTGGGTTCAGAAGAATACTAA
- a CDS encoding MerR family transcriptional regulator, giving the protein MQHQKTSMKRRQFRIGDLARELSVKKYVIRFWEKEFELKSDRSDGGQRFYTEEDLNIFQHIKNLLYHEGFTIAGAKKQLDSEYKPALISEPKAEQKCEPKCESKVELQADEVMAAHREEEPAEEKSIVAATVDEVQIPSAQQALFLNALQEFKQELLAFKRNLEE; this is encoded by the coding sequence ATGCAGCACCAAAAAACCAGTATGAAACGAAGACAGTTTCGGATCGGTGATCTTGCCCGAGAACTCAGCGTCAAAAAATATGTTATTCGTTTTTGGGAAAAAGAGTTTGAACTCAAATCTGATCGCTCTGATGGCGGCCAACGCTTTTATACCGAAGAAGATTTAAACATTTTTCAACACATTAAAAATCTTTTGTATCATGAAGGCTTTACTATCGCTGGCGCAAAAAAACAATTGGATTCTGAGTACAAACCAGCACTCATTTCTGAACCAAAAGCTGAGCAAAAATGTGAACCAAAATGCGAGTCAAAAGTTGAGCTACAAGCTGATGAAGTTATGGCCGCACATCGCGAAGAAGAGCCTGCTGAAGAAAAATCGATTGTAGCAGCAACCGTTGACGAGGTACAAATACCAAGTGCCCAGCAAGCGCTCTTTTTAAATGCCCTGCAGGAATTTAAACAAGAATTGTTGGCTTTTAAAAGAAATTTGGAAGAATAA
- a CDS encoding acetyl-CoA carboxylase biotin carboxyl carrier protein subunit, with protein sequence MALKTLLVEQKIYAIEINKTAPMQFDGIISWNNGQRIFTIKIVTYNHLKKQLVGTLDGQFFASIVVEAVAEQCTLLSEQTLHSFLVKAVQTHDKAIIESKKIFTPRLVSPLAGRVIKILVQDGHVVQARQPLIIIESMKMENEICAPQAAIISSLTVTEGNIVTSNQQLMTFDAI encoded by the coding sequence ATGGCACTAAAAACACTGTTGGTTGAACAAAAAATTTACGCAATCGAGATCAACAAAACAGCTCCAATGCAATTTGACGGCATCATTTCGTGGAACAATGGACAGCGGATTTTTACGATCAAAATCGTAACGTACAACCACCTCAAGAAACAACTAGTGGGCACGCTTGATGGACAGTTTTTTGCAAGTATTGTGGTTGAAGCAGTGGCAGAACAATGCACGCTTTTGAGTGAGCAAACACTTCACTCTTTTCTTGTGAAGGCGGTACAAACACATGACAAAGCAATCATCGAATCAAAAAAAATTTTTACCCCGCGCCTTGTCAGCCCGTTGGCGGGCCGTGTAATAAAAATTTTGGTACAAGATGGGCACGTGGTACAAGCACGTCAACCGTTGATTATTATTGAATCTATGAAAATGGAAAATGAAATTTGCGCACCACAAGCGGCCATCATTTCTTCGCTGACGGTTACCGAGGGCAACATCGTTACCTCAAACCAACAGCTCATGACCTTCGATGCAATTTAA
- a CDS encoding ATP-grasp domain-containing protein has translation MRTPIKKILIANRSEIALRIQATCRALGIATVAVYAPEDILLRFVRNADQAFPLPGNGRAAYMNQEALISIAHRAEADAIHPGYGFLAENASFAHRVKENGLTWVGPHHDLIALMGDKINARNTMQQAGIPIVPGFFADLDAPHARTQAHQNAASLGYPLMIKDPLGGGGKGMVRVTHEAAFEQAWEMAARQAKNLTSSPKLLIERCLENTRHLEVQVAGDGTNAIHLFERECSIQRRNQKIIEESPCLFVSQSTRTKLHNLGVKAAQTLGYNSVGTVEFLVTADEQCYFLEMNTRLQVEHSVTELTTGIDLVALQLELAQGRALPYQQIDITQRGHALECRLYAENPDENFMPSTGTIHYFQPPSVPFMRHDHDLFEGVEITAYFDPMIAKITTYGANRVQATQFMAEALRHYGIEGIITNRTFLRNAISSSLFSSGMFNTATQFVAQTAPPTPHHEEQENNAIIAAVMQLLSAEQPSAKPLMTTAPNHWHHQNWRRQRWH, from the coding sequence ATGCGCACTCCAATCAAAAAAATCCTTATCGCCAACCGTTCTGAAATTGCCTTGCGCATTCAGGCAACCTGCCGCGCACTCGGCATAGCAACGGTTGCCGTTTACGCACCAGAAGATATTTTATTGCGCTTTGTTCGCAACGCAGATCAGGCATTTCCATTGCCTGGCAATGGGCGGGCAGCCTACATGAACCAAGAAGCATTAATCTCCATCGCGCATCGCGCAGAAGCTGACGCGATACATCCCGGCTACGGATTTTTAGCAGAAAATGCTTCCTTTGCCCACCGCGTAAAAGAAAACGGCCTGACATGGGTTGGCCCGCATCACGACCTGATTGCATTGATGGGCGACAAAATTAACGCACGCAACACCATGCAGCAGGCAGGCATCCCAATTGTGCCAGGTTTTTTTGCCGACCTTGACGCGCCACACGCGCGCACTCAAGCACATCAAAATGCAGCATCACTTGGCTACCCGCTCATGATAAAAGATCCGTTGGGCGGCGGCGGCAAGGGCATGGTCCGCGTGACACATGAAGCAGCCTTTGAACAAGCCTGGGAAATGGCGGCTCGCCAAGCAAAAAATTTAACGAGCTCACCAAAACTGTTAATTGAGCGCTGCCTTGAAAACACGCGGCATCTTGAAGTTCAAGTTGCTGGCGATGGTACCAACGCAATCCATCTTTTTGAACGTGAATGTTCTATCCAACGCCGCAACCAAAAAATTATTGAAGAATCACCCTGCTTATTTGTCAGCCAATCCACGCGCACCAAGCTTCACAACTTGGGAGTTAAAGCGGCACAAACACTTGGCTACAACAGCGTTGGCACTGTTGAATTTTTAGTAACTGCCGACGAACAATGTTATTTTTTAGAAATGAATACGCGCTTACAAGTTGAACATTCGGTTACCGAACTTACCACTGGCATCGACTTGGTAGCACTCCAACTTGAGTTGGCACAAGGCAGAGCGCTACCGTACCAACAAATCGATATTACGCAGCGCGGCCACGCACTTGAATGCCGCCTGTACGCAGAAAACCCTGATGAAAATTTTATGCCCTCAACCGGCACCATTCATTATTTTCAGCCACCAAGCGTACCGTTTATGCGGCACGATCACGATCTTTTTGAGGGCGTTGAGATTACCGCATACTTTGATCCCATGATTGCAAAAATTACCACCTACGGCGCAAACCGCGTTCAGGCAACACAATTTATGGCCGAAGCATTGCGGCACTACGGCATTGAAGGCATCATCACCAACCGTACTTTTTTACGCAACGCTATATCTTCATCTCTTTTTAGCAGCGGCATGTTTAATACCGCTACCCAATTTGTTGCACAGACCGCACCACCAACCCCACATCACGAAGAACAAGAAAATAATGCTATCATTGCCGCCGTCATGCAATTACTCAGCGCAGAACAACCTTCCGCCAAACCTCTTATGACAACAGCACCAAACCACTGGCATCACCAAAACTGGAGACGGCAACGATGGCACTAA
- a CDS encoding alpha/beta fold hydrolase produces the protein MKKFIKTAAMMVNLLYNAQLTPTNQPQPTFSYAHHNEIAFGKEQAQELPHAFNAFANYRNNYLNKSLYFDTSFISQPKKVRAHHRKKKPDQKSVGKTMTLITPDHIPLGCTYFDRGSDTLMIIGEGFTNPREYMTPFVDMFDCDVVLFDFRGQGIKDFSLFKIGTWSLNLAENTFGMDSSLASLGQEEDIDVVTVVNHFKAQKHYTKVCGLGICYGAFIFLKTAAMYPGIFDRIILDGCWLSLPLIVEKLKHDPKMICSPQNGGWANQWPWKKKWASNSLQWLTENIWGLQLSDISIEPYLPMVKDTSLLFIYGKDDLMITRNEWETIWHSLNLETKAALITSNPHVRNHFKQKELYKMMSDLFVDLEFDDFKEHVLKTDKILSYHTDQLTQCFSMAGNVDKHSN, from the coding sequence ATGAAAAAATTTATTAAAACAGCTGCCATGATGGTTAATTTATTATATAATGCACAACTTACACCAACAAACCAACCACAACCGACCTTTTCGTATGCTCATCACAACGAAATAGCGTTTGGCAAAGAGCAAGCTCAAGAACTTCCCCATGCTTTTAATGCCTTTGCCAACTACCGCAATAATTACTTAAACAAATCATTGTATTTTGACACCTCATTTATTTCTCAACCTAAAAAAGTACGCGCGCACCACCGCAAAAAAAAGCCAGATCAAAAAAGTGTTGGCAAAACCATGACCCTGATAACGCCCGACCACATACCACTCGGCTGCACCTACTTCGATCGCGGTAGCGATACGCTCATGATTATTGGCGAAGGTTTTACCAACCCGCGCGAGTACATGACACCATTTGTTGATATGTTTGATTGTGATGTTGTGCTGTTTGATTTTCGCGGTCAAGGCATTAAAGATTTTAGCTTATTTAAAATCGGCACCTGGAGCCTGAATTTAGCTGAAAATACCTTTGGTATGGATTCCTCATTGGCCTCACTTGGCCAAGAAGAAGACATTGACGTGGTAACGGTTGTTAATCATTTTAAAGCGCAAAAACATTACACAAAAGTTTGCGGGCTTGGCATTTGCTACGGCGCCTTTATTTTCTTAAAAACAGCCGCAATGTACCCAGGCATTTTTGATCGCATCATTCTTGATGGCTGCTGGCTATCATTGCCGTTGATCGTTGAAAAACTTAAGCACGATCCAAAAATGATCTGTTCCCCACAAAATGGTGGCTGGGCAAACCAATGGCCCTGGAAAAAGAAATGGGCCAGTAACTCGTTGCAATGGTTAACCGAAAATATTTGGGGCTTACAATTGAGCGATATTTCTATCGAGCCTTACCTACCAATGGTTAAAGATACCTCGCTGCTTTTTATTTATGGCAAAGACGATTTGATGATTACACGAAACGAATGGGAAACTATTTGGCACAGCCTTAATCTTGAAACTAAAGCAGCTTTGATCACCTCAAATCCGCACGTACGCAATCATTTCAAACAAAAAGAATTATATAAAATGATGAGCGATTTATTTGTTGATCTTGAATTTGATGACTTCAAAGAACATGTGCTCAAAACCGACAAGATATTGTCGTACCATACCGATCAACTGACGCAATGTTTTTCCATGGCAGGAAATGTTGACAAACATAGCAACTGA
- a CDS encoding thermonuclease family protein, whose amino-acid sequence MKIVNALMLLLFLSLNSSLFAAASKQGHYGNIIISEVTSVEKGEAFDIFINGWPEIWQKTTVLMAGIDCPNMNSRHDIVKQKAQEARAFTEKALKNAKVIELREMRRAGSPGTITGEVYVDEQNLADLLLSANLAVPYDSRGPAADWFRLLATDEEIEEYAQQTYGNYPGC is encoded by the coding sequence ATGAAAATAGTTAATGCACTCATGTTACTTTTGTTTTTGAGCTTAAACTCATCACTTTTTGCAGCAGCCTCAAAGCAAGGTCACTACGGAAATATAATCATTTCAGAAGTTACTTCTGTGGAAAAGGGTGAAGCGTTCGATATTTTCATCAACGGATGGCCAGAAATTTGGCAAAAAACAACAGTCTTAATGGCGGGCATCGATTGCCCTAATATGAACAGCAGACACGATATTGTTAAACAAAAAGCACAAGAAGCACGCGCATTTACCGAAAAAGCTTTGAAGAATGCAAAAGTAATCGAATTGCGCGAAATGAGACGCGCCGGCAGTCCTGGCACTATTACCGGAGAAGTGTACGTTGATGAACAAAATTTGGCAGATCTTCTTTTAAGCGCTAATCTTGCTGTTCCTTACGACAGCAGAGGCCCAGCAGCAGACTGGTTCAGGCTCTTGGCAACTGATGAAGAAATCGAAGAATACGCCCAACAAACCTACGGCAACTACCCAGGTTGTTAG